A portion of the Babylonia areolata isolate BAREFJ2019XMU chromosome 16, ASM4173473v1, whole genome shotgun sequence genome contains these proteins:
- the LOC143291114 gene encoding elongation factor 1-alpha-like, whose protein sequence is MGKEGKIHINIVVIGHVDSGKSTTTGHLIYKCGGIDKRVIEKFEKEAQEMGKGSFKYAWVLDKLKAERERGITIDIALWKFETAKYYVTIIDAPGHRDFIKNMITGTSQADCAVLIVAAGVGEFEAGISKEGQTREHALLSYTLGVKQLIIGVNKMDSCNYSQERFNEIEKEVSTYIKKIGYVPKAVAFVPISGWHGDNMLEESDNMKWFKGWNIERKDGSFSGKTLLQALDSIAPPQRPVDKPLRLPLQDVYKIGGIGTVPVGRVETGVLKPGMVVTFAPPQITTEVKSVEMHHEALTEAVPGDNVGFNVKNISVKDIRRGNVAGDSKNDPPKGAKTFYAQVIILNHPGEIHSGYAPVLDCHTAHIACKFTEIKEKCDRRSGKKLEDNPKCVKTGDAAMVDLTPSKPMCVEAFSEYPPLGRFAVRDMKQTVAVGVIKSVEKADVTGKVTKAAAKKK, encoded by the exons ATGGGTAAGGAGGGTAAAATTCACATCAACATCGTGGTGATTGGCCATGTGGACTCTGGAAAATCCACCACCACTGGCCATCTGATCTACAAGTGTGGTGGCATTGACAAGCGTGTCATCGAGAAGTTCGAGAAAGAAGCCCAGGAG ATGGGCAAGGGTTCCTTCAAGTATGCCTGGGTGTTGGACAAGCTGAAGGCAGAGCGTGAACGTGGTATCACCATTGACATTGCTCTGTGGAAGTTCGAGACTGCCAAGTACTATGTCACTATCATCGATGCCCCTGGTCATCGTGATTTCATCAAGAACATGATTACTGGAACTTCACAG GCTGACTGTGCTGTTCTGATTGTGGCTGCTGGTGTGGGCGAGTTTGAGGCTGGCATCTCCAAGGAGGGTCAGACCCGTGAACATGCTCTGCTCTCCTACACTCTGGGTGTGAAGCAGCTGATCATCGGTGTCAACAAGATGGACAGCTGTAATTACAGCCAA GAACGTTTCAATGAGATCGAGAAAGAGGTGAGCACTTACATCAAGAAGATCGGGTACGTCCCAAAGGCTGTGGCTTTTGTCCCCATCTCTGGCTGGCACGGAGACAACATGCTGGAGGAGAGTGACAACATGAAGTGGTTCAAGGGATGGAACATTGAACGCAAGGATGGCAGTTTCTCTGGAAAAACCCTCCTCCAGGCCCTTGATAGCATCGCCCCTCCTCAGCGTCCCGTTGACAAGCCCCTCCGTCTGCCTCTGCAGGACGTCTACAAGATTGGAG GTATTGGCACAGTGCCCGTTGGCCGTGTGGAGACTGGTGTTCTGAAGCCTGGCATGGTGGTCACATTTGCCCCACCCCAGATCACCACTGAG GTGAAATCTGTGGAGATGCATCACGAGGCTCTGACGGAAGCTGTGCCTGGTGACAACGTTGGATTCAACGTGAAGAACATCTCTGTGAAGGACATCCGTCGTGGCAATGTGGCCGGAGACAGCAAGAATGATCCACCAAAGGGAGCCAAGACCTTCTATGCCCAG gtcATCATCTTGAACCATCCTGGTGAGATCCACAGTGGGTATGCCCCAGTGCTGGATTGCCACACTGCTCACATTGCCTGCAAGTTCACCGAGATCAAAGAGAAGTGTGACAGGCGCTCTGGAAAGAAGCTGGAAGACAACCCCAAATGCGTGAAGACTGGTGATGCTGCCATGGTTGACCTGACGCCCAGCAAGCCCATGTGTGTGGAAGCTTTCTCCGAGTACCCACCCCTGGGCCGCTTCGCTGTGCGTGACATGAAGCAGACCGTGGCTGTTGGTGTCATCAAGTCCGTGGAGAAGGCTGATGTCACTGGGAAGGTGACCAAGGCTGCTGCCAAGAAAAAGTGA